CATTTTGAATAGTGGCTTTTGGTTTATTTACTAAAAAGTCGTTCGGGGATAGGGAGGTATAAATTTGATTGATCATTTCTAGCGCCCTTTTGCTTAAAAACCCCGTATACGTGCTCTTTGTTTTAAAATCGCTTATGGTAACTGATTTAGTAGATAGCGCCAAATCCTTTTTTTTAATGTTTAAAATTCCTTCTAATCTAGCTCCCGTGCAAAGCGCAAGATCAACGAATAGCTCTAAGGCAAAATCTCCTTTAGCCGCTACTTCTTTGCGCAAAAGTTCTATCTCTATAAGCTCTAAAAATCTTTCTCGCTTGTTGTTTGGTTTTTTTAGCTCTATCTTGTACGGGCTAATATGATCGATAAGGTCGTTTTTTATAGCGTGATTAAAAATCGTCCTAACTATACCCATTATAGCGTTTATCCTGGATTGCGACAGCTTTCGTTTGGTTTTAGGCGAGATTATCTGAGAAATATCTTTATGATGCTCATTTATCATCTCGGGTGTTATCTGTGTCGTGGCTAGACCGCCTAACTTATCCTTATGGTAAATTTCGTAATCTCGTCTTTGCTCTTTTATATTGACGGCGTTATCGGGTTCTTTTTCTAGCTTAAATCCGAAAAATGCGTCTGCGATCTCATCAAATTTAAGCGAGTTTTTGTTGTTCTTGGCTATTATTTTCTTGGTTATGCTATCTGGCAATTCGCCATTTCTTTGCTTGGCGTCGAATTCTTTCTTTTTATTATATGCGTAGGTTATATTTACGCCTTCGGATTTTGATCCGATTTTTACGTTGGCCTTTTTGCCTTCAAGCGTAACTCTCATATAAAAAACCACGTCGCCGCTAGCTAGATTATTAAAGAAAATTCCCGGATATTTATTGACTCCAAAAGCAGAGTTGTAATTTTTAAGCTTTCCTGCCATAATACCCCCTAAATTTGTTCCCTATTTGTTCCCGAAATTTGTAAAAATGTATGATATTTTAGTGTAACTTAGAGTATGCTTAAGCTATTAAATGGCGTATTTTAGGGATTTATAGAGTATTTTGGAGTATTTAAGAATTATATATTTTTGAACCCAGCATCCGGAGCCATTTATATTCAAAAATCCTTTTAAAATCCCGATTTTAACGATGTTTCAAGAACTTTAAGTTTTCTTATTTTTTGTATTTTTCCCTTTTATTTACCCTCAGATTTATTTGCTGTTTCAAAGTATATCGTTCTGATTAGTAATCAAAATGCGATTAGATATTCATCTTTGGACGAAGTTAAAACAATTTTTCTTTATTCATTCTAGCTTCATTTAAGACTTTTATAATGCGCTCATCCAAACGAAAGTTGGAAATCAAAAATAAAAGGATCAAAAATGAAAAAAGTATTAGGTGCAGCAGTTTTAGCAGCAGTTTTGGGAGCGACAGGTTTGCAAGCAGCTATCACATCAAAAGAGGCTTTAAGCATAGCTGAGAAAAACTTCCCAGGCTTAAGCGTCAAAGATATCGAGATGAACGTCAAAAAGGGCGTGACTTTTTACAAGATAGAGTCATTTAAAGATGGCGTCAAACAAGAGATCAAGATCGATGCTAACAGCGGTCAGATCGTTAAAGTAGAGAATAAAAATAAAAAACATATCTTGCCGATCGAAGCGGTAGATTTTTCAAAATTTGCTCTTAGCATCGACGAGGCTGTGGCTAAAGCTCAAGCGCTCGAGGCTGGCTGGAGCCTTGATGAGGCAGAGCTTGATAATAAAAATGGTGCTTGGATATACAAAGTAGAGCTTAAGCGCGACAGGAGCGAGAAAAAAGTGATCATAAACGCTCAAACAGGCGAGATAATCGGCAACTATACAAAGTGATCTAGCGCCCTTTTTGGGCGTTAAATTTTATAAAGGTGAAAAAGATGAGTGAAAATTTAGAGCAAAATTTAAACGATAACGTTGGCGAACAGAGTTTAGAGAGAAATTTGAATAAAAATTTAAGCGAAAATAAAGTCGCTGATTTTAGCGAAAACGAGAGAGAAAATTTAAGTAAAAATGCTGCTAATAAAAATAGTTACGAAAATTTAGAGAAGAGCGAGCAAAGCCCTGAAAATTTGGATAAAAATCCTATTGAAGCAAGCAGTAGCGCAGAAATTTTAAGTCAAGCTACCTCTAAATGCAAAGCTCAAAATTTCTTTAAAAAAGCGCTTGAACTTTCGCTTCAAGGTGTGGCGGATGCGCTAATTTGCACTGGTAAGGCTGGAGTGTGGCTATCAAACGTTCAAACTGCTTAAAAGACGAGGCGCAAAGGGCGGAGATATCAAAGATAAATGAAGAGCAGGCTAAATTTGAAAGAGTGGCTTGCATCTTGCCAGAAAAAGTTAAAGAGATCGTCATAGAGCGCCTAAAAACCAAGTCAGAAGAGGTGGAATTTGCACCGATCTATCTAGCGAAAAAACAAAGCTTTGGCACATTTTGCACGGAGTATTTTTATGATGCAAGGGCTAAATTTAATGGTTTTTTATATGATTTTAAGATCGGCGCAATGAATGGTGAAATTTTAAATCTAAAAATAAAAAGCCAAATTTGATAAAATAGCTAGCAAAACCAAGAGAGATAAGATGAAAATTTTAGTCGTTGAGGACGAAATAGACCTAAACAACGTCATAGTAAAGCACCTAAAGAAAAACGGATATAGCGTCGATAGCGCATTTAACGGCGAGGAGGCGATGGACTTTACCGCCGTGGCGCACTACGATCTCATCGTGCTTGATCTTATGATGCCAGTGATGGACGGGCTTACATTTTTGCAAAGATCACGCGTTGCAAAGCTTGCGACACCCGTACTGATACTAACGGCAAAGGACGATGTGGACGACGTCGTAAAGGGGCTCGATGCGGGTGCGGACGATTATTTGGTTAAGCCATTTGACTTTAAGGAGTTGCTAGCTAGGGCGCGCACGCTCATTCGCCGAAATAGCGGCAACGTGGCTAGTGAAATTTGCGCAGGCGAGCTAAAGATCGACCTTTCTAAAAAGTCAGTCGAATTTAGCGGAGAGCAGATAGAGCTAACTGGCAAAGAGTATGAAATTTTAGAGTTTTTGATGCTAAACAAGGGCAGAATTTTAACTCGTGACCAGATCAAAGAGCACGTTTGGGACTTTGAATACACGGGTGGCTCAAACGTCATCGACGTGCTCATAAAAAACATAAGAAAAAAGCTTGGCGAGTGTGATGTGATCCAGACTAAAAGAGGGCTTGGCTATGTTGTTAAGGATTAAACAAGCGCTTGCAAACATACCAATAACGGCGCGCGTAACGCTTTGGTACTCGTTTTTTATCATCGTTATCGTAACGGCTCTAGTTGCTATCTCGGCGGTCGTGGCGGATGAGTTTTTTGAGGATGCGAGCCAAAAAAAGCTAGCCAAATCAGTCACCAAAATCGCCAATGATATGGATGAGTTTGAGCCATATGATGATGGGATATTTTTTATAAAATATAACGCAAAAGGCGATGTGATCGGCGGTTTAGCGCCAAAGCGCTTTCAAATTTCACTTAAAATGAACAGCGGTGCGGTGCAGCTTTATGAAGAAGGCGAAAACCGCTTTTACTACTACGATATCGCAGCTAAAGACAAAGATGTCTGGGTCAGAGGCGTGATAAATGCGGAGAAATTTTTCAAAAAAGAGGGGCTATTTTTACTAGCGCTTGGCGTTCTTGTGCCGGTTTTATTTATCTTTGTGCTTTACGGCGGCTACAAAACGATAAAAAAC
This window of the Campylobacter concisus genome carries:
- a CDS encoding tyrosine-type recombinase/integrase, with product MAGKLKNYNSAFGVNKYPGIFFNNLASGDVVFYMRVTLEGKKANVKIGSKSEGVNITYAYNKKKEFDAKQRNGELPDSITKKIIAKNNKNSLKFDEIADAFFGFKLEKEPDNAVNIKEQRRDYEIYHKDKLGGLATTQITPEMINEHHKDISQIISPKTKRKLSQSRINAIMGIVRTIFNHAIKNDLIDHISPYKIELKKPNNKRERFLELIEIELLRKEVAAKGDFALELFVDLALCTGARLEGILNIKKKDLALSTKSVTISDFKTKSTYTGFLSKRALEMINQIYTSLSPNDFLVNKPKATIQNVLQPLLNKLFNQNLDISDATNRVVIHTLRHTFASHLAIKGTPILTIKKLMNHSDINHTLRYAKLMPDSGREMVESLYE
- a CDS encoding PepSY domain-containing protein, whose protein sequence is MKKVLGAAVLAAVLGATGLQAAITSKEALSIAEKNFPGLSVKDIEMNVKKGVTFYKIESFKDGVKQEIKIDANSGQIVKVENKNKKHILPIEAVDFSKFALSIDEAVAKAQALEAGWSLDEAELDNKNGAWIYKVELKRDRSEKKVIINAQTGEIIGNYTK
- a CDS encoding response regulator transcription factor yields the protein MKILVVEDEIDLNNVIVKHLKKNGYSVDSAFNGEEAMDFTAVAHYDLIVLDLMMPVMDGLTFLQRSRVAKLATPVLILTAKDDVDDVVKGLDAGADDYLVKPFDFKELLARARTLIRRNSGNVASEICAGELKIDLSKKSVEFSGEQIELTGKEYEILEFLMLNKGRILTRDQIKEHVWDFEYTGGSNVIDVLIKNIRKKLGECDVIQTKRGLGYVVKD